From the genome of Muricauda sp. SCSIO 64092, one region includes:
- a CDS encoding T9SS type A sorting domain-containing protein: protein MKQIYVVFFFFTSFFVCAQQNNGSVDIDGFKLYPNPTINGKVYIDTYWDAPKEIHIFDVLGTLVLQTTILGKELNISTLEKGVYILRVIERDRTATRKLVIK from the coding sequence ATGAAGCAGATTTACGTTGTATTTTTCTTCTTCACTAGCTTCTTTGTATGTGCTCAGCAGAACAATGGCAGTGTCGATATCGATGGCTTTAAGTTATATCCAAACCCTACGATCAATGGAAAAGTGTACATTGATACGTACTGGGATGCCCCAAAGGAAATCCACATTTTTGATGTATTGGGAACCTTGGTATTGCAAACCACCATTCTGGGGAAAGAGCTCAACATTTCCACACTTGAGAAAGGGGTGTATATCCTTCGTGTGATAGAAAGGGATAGGACGGCCACTAGAAAATTGGTCATCAAGTAA
- a CDS encoding beta strand repeat-containing protein, giving the protein MMKTLIKFLGLALFAGVLFTACSDDDDNDPAPDTCSNQVQDGDEEGVDCGGSCPNACPTTTTLSGTIEEDTTLDATEQYTIDGEVLVASGVTLTIPAGTEIVSNVGSSNYLAVLQGGSIDIQGTSSDPVIMRSNGNAGSWGGLLLCGNATTTAGENATAEVGGLIYGGTDDTDSSGNINYLIIRDAGAVITGDSQFNGLSLYAVGSGTTIANVAIINGTDDGIEFFGGTVNATNIYLENNLDDAIDWTEGWSGTLNTAYVTNTVAGFSTAVEADGVNNNPTINNLTAISSQEGLAIQMKNASGATINGFSATGFSDLFDFPGTSGPAELQIDGADADTADDAVYSSSPTNASLFAWATDAIVGSALPANITGDITLDSAVEYTISGAVLVNSGATLTIPAGTQIVSESGTANYLAVLQGGQINIQGTMANPVEMRSDDGGDWGGLLVCGNATTTAGENVTAEVGGLVYGGSNDTESSGSIEYLILRNTGAQINADSQFNGLSLYAVGSGTMIDNVAVIEGADDGIEFFGGTVNVTNFYAENIEDDAIDWTEGWNGTLDVAYVVNTIENFSTAVEADGVNNNPTISNFTAISSTGGLAIQMKNASGATINGFTATGFDDLFDFPGTSGPAELQIDGADADTGINAAYASSPTNASAFAWATGGLTSEALPANITADTTLDAATVYTISGPVLVNGGATLTIPAGTEIVSASGTANYLAVLQGGQIDIQGTMANPVEMRSDDGDAWGGLLICGNATTTAGENATAEVGGLVYGGTNDTESSGNIDYLILRDTGAQINADSQFNGLTLYAVGSGTTIDNVACIGGSDDGIEFFGGTVNVTGFYAEDLEDDSVDWTEGWNGTLADTFVKHTLPGFSTAIEADGVNENPTLTNFTAISTVGGVGIQMKNASGATITGLTLTGYANQFDFTGTSGPAELQVDGADANEAAAYTSSTIVEADFAWIGN; this is encoded by the coding sequence ATGATGAAAACGTTAATTAAATTTCTTGGTCTAGCTCTTTTCGCTGGAGTTTTGTTTACAGCGTGTAGCGATGATGATGATAACGATCCTGCTCCAGATACCTGCTCAAACCAGGTACAGGATGGAGATGAAGAAGGGGTTGATTGTGGAGGGTCCTGTCCTAATGCTTGCCCCACTACTACTACCCTTTCGGGCACTATTGAAGAAGATACAACATTGGATGCTACGGAACAGTATACTATTGATGGCGAGGTTTTGGTAGCTTCAGGGGTAACCTTGACCATTCCTGCCGGTACGGAAATTGTATCAAATGTTGGTTCCAGCAATTATTTGGCCGTGTTGCAAGGTGGTAGTATCGATATTCAAGGTACATCCTCCGATCCCGTTATCATGCGATCTAATGGTAACGCAGGATCCTGGGGTGGATTGTTACTGTGTGGTAACGCGACCACCACTGCAGGCGAAAATGCAACTGCTGAAGTTGGAGGACTTATTTATGGAGGAACCGACGATACGGATTCTTCCGGTAACATTAACTACCTGATCATTAGGGATGCCGGTGCCGTAATTACCGGTGACTCACAGTTTAATGGTCTTTCACTATACGCCGTAGGTTCTGGAACCACCATTGCTAATGTTGCCATAATAAACGGTACGGATGACGGGATTGAGTTTTTTGGTGGTACCGTTAATGCCACTAACATTTATTTAGAGAATAATTTAGATGACGCTATTGATTGGACAGAGGGCTGGAGCGGAACGCTTAACACCGCCTATGTAACCAATACCGTAGCAGGCTTCTCCACTGCAGTGGAAGCGGATGGGGTAAACAACAATCCTACCATAAACAATTTAACTGCAATATCGTCCCAAGAAGGTTTGGCCATTCAAATGAAAAATGCTTCCGGAGCAACAATCAATGGCTTCTCCGCTACTGGTTTTTCCGACCTATTTGATTTTCCAGGTACTTCCGGTCCTGCCGAATTGCAAATTGATGGGGCAGATGCGGATACTGCTGATGATGCTGTGTACTCTTCATCTCCAACCAATGCAAGTTTGTTTGCGTGGGCTACCGATGCCATTGTTGGAAGTGCGTTACCCGCTAACATTACCGGTGATATAACCCTGGATTCCGCTGTGGAATACACCATTAGTGGTGCTGTGCTTGTAAACAGCGGTGCTACCTTGACCATTCCAGCGGGAACACAAATCGTTTCCGAGTCCGGTACGGCCAATTATCTAGCAGTATTGCAAGGTGGTCAAATCAATATTCAGGGAACCATGGCCAATCCTGTAGAAATGCGTTCCGATGATGGTGGCGATTGGGGTGGTTTATTGGTATGCGGTAATGCTACCACTACAGCTGGTGAAAATGTAACTGCCGAAGTTGGTGGACTGGTTTACGGTGGTAGTAACGACACCGAATCTTCCGGTAGTATTGAGTATTTGATCCTAAGGAACACAGGGGCGCAAATTAATGCGGATTCCCAATTCAACGGTCTGTCCTTGTATGCCGTAGGTTCCGGTACAATGATTGATAATGTTGCCGTAATTGAAGGGGCGGACGATGGTATAGAGTTCTTTGGCGGTACGGTAAACGTAACCAATTTCTACGCCGAGAACATTGAAGATGATGCCATCGACTGGACAGAGGGCTGGAACGGTACTTTGGATGTTGCCTACGTGGTCAATACCATTGAAAACTTCTCTACCGCAGTTGAAGCGGATGGAGTGAACAACAATCCTACGATAAGCAATTTTACGGCAATATCATCCACAGGTGGTTTGGCCATTCAAATGAAGAATGCTTCCGGTGCAACAATCAATGGTTTTACAGCCACTGGTTTTGACGATTTATTTGATTTCCCCGGTACTTCCGGCCCCGCTGAACTACAAATTGATGGCGCGGATGCCGATACTGGAATCAATGCTGCATATGCATCTTCACCAACCAATGCCAGTGCCTTTGCTTGGGCCACAGGTGGTTTAACTTCGGAAGCTTTACCTGCAAACATTACGGCTGATACTACTTTGGATGCCGCTACCGTGTACACCATTAGCGGTCCAGTTTTGGTTAATGGTGGTGCAACCTTAACTATTCCCGCTGGTACTGAAATTGTATCGGCTTCCGGTACCGCTAACTATTTAGCCGTACTGCAAGGGGGTCAAATTGATATTCAGGGAACTATGGCCAATCCTGTAGAAATGCGTTCAGATGACGGAGATGCTTGGGGTGGATTATTGATTTGTGGTAATGCTACAACCACAGCAGGTGAAAATGCCACAGCGGAAGTTGGTGGTTTAGTGTATGGTGGTACCAACGATACTGAATCTTCCGGTAACATTGATTATTTGATCCTAAGGGATACCGGAGCTCAAATCAATGCAGATTCCCAGTTTAATGGCTTAACGCTTTACGCCGTTGGTTCTGGTACCACAATAGATAACGTAGCCTGTATAGGCGGTTCCGATGATGGTATTGAATTCTTTGGTGGAACAGTTAATGTAACCGGTTTTTACGCCGAAGACTTAGAGGATGACTCGGTCGATTGGACTGAAGGTTGGAACGGTACTTTGGCCGATACGTTTGTTAAGCATACCCTTCCTGGTTTCTCAACTGCAATTGAAGCCGATGGTGTCAATGAAAATCCAACGTTAACCAATTTCACAGCTATCTCCACCGTTGGTGGTGTAGGTATCCAAATGAAGAATGCCTCTGGAGCAACTATAACTGGTTTGACCTTAACAGGTTATGCCAACCAATTTGATTTCACAGGTACTTCCGGACCTGCAGAATTACAAGTTGATGGTGCAGATGCCAACGAGGCCGCTGCATATACCAGCTCTACTATTGTGGAAGCGGATTTTGCCTGGATTGGAAACTAA
- a CDS encoding response regulator transcription factor yields MKTKDIKILLVDDEPDILEIVNYNLASEGYEVFTAKNGVEAVAKAKKKQPHLIILDVMMPEMDGIEACEIMRSTPGLENTIISFLTARGEDYSQVAGFDAGADDYITKPIKPKVLVSKVKALLRRLKEDKNEVEDIVKVGNIVINREEYKVVNDGKEIVLPRKEFELLALLTSKPSKVFKREVILDKVWGNEVVVGGRTIDVHIRKLREKIGDHHFKTVKGVGYKFVL; encoded by the coding sequence ATGAAAACAAAGGATATAAAGATACTTTTGGTCGATGATGAACCCGATATCCTTGAGATTGTAAACTACAATCTTGCTTCAGAGGGATATGAGGTTTTTACCGCAAAAAACGGGGTTGAAGCCGTGGCCAAAGCAAAAAAGAAACAGCCCCATTTGATTATCTTGGATGTGATGATGCCAGAAATGGACGGGATAGAGGCATGTGAGATCATGCGAAGTACACCCGGTCTGGAAAATACCATTATTTCCTTTTTAACGGCAAGGGGAGAGGACTATTCCCAAGTGGCCGGTTTTGATGCCGGTGCCGATGATTACATTACCAAACCCATTAAGCCAAAAGTTTTGGTGAGTAAGGTAAAGGCCTTGTTGCGAAGGTTGAAAGAGGACAAAAATGAAGTTGAGGATATTGTAAAAGTGGGCAATATTGTTATTAATAGGGAAGAGTATAAGGTTGTCAATGATGGTAAGGAAATCGTTTTGCCCAGAAAGGAATTTGAGCTTTTGGCACTATTGACCTCAAAGCCGAGCAAAGTATTTAAGCGAGAGGTGATCTTGGATAAGGTTTGGGGCAATGAAGTAGTGGTAGGTGGACGTACCATTGATGTCCATATTAGAAAATTACGGGAGAAAATTGGGGACCATCACTT
- a CDS encoding acyl transferase: MFPNQDRIFSIRNDDQFIENALHVFQYQYHQNKVYHEFCHHLKVHPERIRSIEQIPFLPIQFFKSKNILTGNGEPQTIFTSSGTSGMVTSKHLVTDLKLYKRSFIRAFELFYGPISNYCILALLPSYLERQGSSLIYMVDALIKKSGHLESGFYLNNLEDLSGKLLSLSGKGQKTLLIGVSFALLDLAKKVRSPLRNTIVMETGGMKGIRKEMVRNELHAILKRAFGVKEIHSEYGMTELLSQGYSIGGGIFNCPPWMKVLTRDTEDPLSAQIHGKTGGINVIDLANINSCAFIATQDLGKTYNDDSFEVLGRFDHSEVRGCNLMVI, translated from the coding sequence ATGTTTCCAAACCAAGACCGCATATTTTCCATAAGGAACGACGACCAATTTATCGAGAATGCACTGCACGTATTTCAATACCAATACCATCAAAATAAGGTATACCACGAGTTTTGTCATCATCTTAAAGTTCACCCAGAAAGGATACGATCCATTGAACAAATTCCCTTTTTGCCCATACAATTCTTTAAATCCAAAAACATTCTAACGGGCAATGGGGAACCCCAAACCATTTTTACCAGTAGCGGGACTTCAGGAATGGTTACCAGTAAACACCTGGTCACCGATTTAAAACTCTACAAAAGAAGTTTTATACGGGCTTTTGAACTTTTTTATGGTCCCATATCCAACTATTGTATCCTAGCCCTTCTCCCCAGTTATCTTGAACGTCAAGGTTCCTCCCTGATTTATATGGTGGATGCCCTGATTAAAAAATCCGGACATTTGGAGAGCGGTTTTTACCTAAATAACCTGGAAGATCTATCCGGAAAACTGCTATCCTTATCAGGAAAAGGGCAAAAGACTTTATTGATAGGGGTAAGTTTCGCCTTATTGGATTTAGCCAAGAAGGTCAGGTCCCCTTTAAGGAATACCATTGTCATGGAAACCGGTGGCATGAAGGGTATACGAAAGGAAATGGTACGAAATGAACTGCACGCTATTTTAAAGCGGGCGTTTGGGGTAAAGGAAATCCATTCTGAGTATGGGATGACCGAGCTTTTATCACAGGGCTATTCAATAGGGGGCGGAATTTTCAATTGCCCACCATGGATGAAAGTCCTGACCAGGGACACCGAGGATCCCCTAAGTGCCCAAATACACGGGAAAACTGGTGGTATCAATGTCATTGATCTGGCGAACATAAATTCCTGTGCATTTATTGCCACCCAGGACTTGGGAAAAACATATAATGATGATTCTTTTGAGGTCTTGGGACGATTTGACCACTCAGAGGTCCGGGGCTGTAATTTAATGGTCATCTAA
- a CDS encoding T9SS type A sorting domain-containing protein has product MKKLYIILFMAPLLTFGQELVSVNDTKTVEVTGFKMYPNPAYGEEIYITTANNGTKEIQVFDVFGEVVLKDKITTNTLNISRLVPGVYVLQVTEQKRTMTRKLVVK; this is encoded by the coding sequence ATGAAGAAACTCTACATCATCCTATTTATGGCACCACTATTGACATTTGGACAAGAACTTGTGAGCGTAAACGATACAAAAACGGTTGAAGTAACAGGATTTAAAATGTATCCAAACCCCGCTTATGGCGAGGAAATCTATATTACAACAGCGAATAATGGAACAAAGGAAATTCAAGTATTCGATGTCTTTGGAGAGGTGGTATTAAAGGACAAAATAACGACCAACACTTTAAATATCTCTAGGTTGGTCCCCGGCGTATACGTGCTCCAGGTAACCGAGCAAAAAAGAACAATGACCCGAAAATTGGTGGTAAAATAA
- a CDS encoding TonB-dependent receptor: MRFYLMIFAMLFLSVTNAQETTGSIIGKLTDKEANNDPLPFANVLIKGTTTGTTSDFDGLYEISGLEPGTYTVSYSFLGYETIEIPNVVVEAGKVTNVDVPMSAGGEFQLDEVVVTTVARKDSEVALLLDQKKAVTVVESIGAEQLSRLGVSDASAATTKISGVSKSEGSGQIYVRGLGDRYLTTTLNGLPVPSDNIDKKNIDLSLMPSRFIQNVSISKTFAPNNSADQASGNINIASKDVTSRSDFGISFGGGINTNAESVYDDFKVTAVNSDISQGIFSRPFQNSNLQNALTGQSWNTQTVDVPLNYSFGFNAGGYVDKEGKFRVYFAGGQSVDHEYREGLFLEFDRGQRNDSVPDGDNRFWRRTVNTSGILTAQYRINDANRLRFNTFAISKVFEETYEAGRSGGAVIFEELSPEERGFQFVRDQNIKNTFLSIAQLLGTHNISENNTLDWAMGYNRLAADEPNRIRNEVNIMNEDETLGIPQGQIQLGNVGALQQRKTSQEILDEEYNGRISDAITLKKNEDGDAIYKISFGGDGRFKQREFNSVFEGFDDSSRGTLNPTSIDNLTEVFTQQNIDAELLTLTSQFDNYDAELTSYAGYVDFVGVFGKLTAEVGLRFQSDEIDVEFDVTNFIDPVTFQPRIGSSNQSYERLYPALNLKYDLNDKMALRLAGSLSQTLPEFKEIAPFEYISAIGLIERGNVFLEASTSANVDLKFEFFPSASQLLSLTTYYKNIQDPINKSLIFGGGSNRFSFFNTSDNARVLGVELETRLDLIKSRDSLPSLRVSGNLSYIDHKQDLRQDGRNVNNSRRTFRYRGLDEIGLEGASDWTTNVALTLNTGNEFPYEFTISGNYASDRIFALGAPRAQSPLDTDGVRLEDTNFNGEIIENGVVVLDFIFTKDINEHLSIGASAKNLLNPVVRRTQLVSDEPDVSTRTREEEVLTYTRGINASLSINYKF; this comes from the coding sequence ATGAGATTTTATTTGATGATTTTTGCCATGCTTTTTTTAAGTGTGACCAATGCTCAAGAAACTACTGGAAGCATCATCGGAAAACTTACTGATAAAGAGGCAAACAATGACCCACTTCCATTCGCCAACGTACTGATAAAAGGCACAACCACAGGGACCACTTCTGATTTTGACGGACTGTATGAGATTTCTGGCTTGGAACCAGGCACCTATACCGTGTCCTATAGCTTTTTGGGTTATGAAACCATTGAAATTCCCAATGTAGTTGTAGAGGCGGGAAAAGTAACCAATGTTGATGTTCCCATGAGTGCAGGTGGGGAGTTTCAACTGGACGAAGTGGTCGTAACCACCGTTGCACGGAAAGATTCCGAAGTCGCCCTTTTATTGGACCAAAAAAAGGCGGTGACCGTGGTTGAAAGTATAGGTGCGGAACAACTGAGCAGACTCGGTGTTTCGGATGCTTCTGCCGCTACCACCAAAATTTCCGGGGTCTCCAAATCCGAAGGTTCCGGTCAAATCTATGTTAGGGGTTTAGGTGACAGATACCTAACAACCACCTTAAACGGTTTGCCCGTGCCTTCAGATAATATCGACAAAAAGAATATAGATCTTTCCTTGATGCCTTCCAGATTTATCCAGAATGTATCTATAAGCAAAACCTTTGCTCCCAACAATTCTGCAGATCAGGCATCTGGAAACATCAATATAGCCTCTAAGGATGTTACTTCCAGAAGTGATTTTGGTATAAGTTTTGGCGGTGGTATCAATACCAATGCGGAATCTGTTTATGACGATTTTAAGGTCACCGCAGTTAACAGTGATATTAGTCAGGGAATTTTCTCAAGACCATTTCAGAACAGCAACTTGCAGAACGCCTTAACGGGCCAAAGTTGGAATACACAAACCGTTGATGTTCCCTTAAACTATTCTTTTGGCTTTAATGCAGGTGGCTATGTGGACAAAGAGGGGAAATTCCGTGTGTACTTTGCGGGAGGACAATCTGTAGACCACGAATATCGTGAAGGATTGTTCCTTGAATTTGATAGGGGGCAACGCAATGATTCCGTTCCGGACGGCGACAATAGGTTTTGGAGACGCACCGTGAATACCAGTGGTATCCTAACGGCACAGTATAGAATAAATGATGCCAATAGGTTACGCTTTAACACTTTTGCCATTAGCAAGGTATTTGAGGAGACCTATGAGGCCGGTAGAAGTGGAGGGGCCGTAATATTTGAGGAATTGTCTCCAGAGGAACGTGGCTTTCAATTTGTTAGGGATCAAAATATTAAAAACACCTTCCTGTCCATAGCACAGCTTTTGGGAACACACAATATATCTGAAAATAACACCTTGGATTGGGCCATGGGCTATAATAGGTTGGCTGCTGATGAACCCAATCGTATTAGAAACGAGGTGAACATAATGAATGAAGATGAGACCCTAGGTATTCCCCAAGGACAAATACAGTTGGGAAATGTGGGGGCTTTACAACAACGTAAGACCTCACAGGAAATTTTGGACGAAGAATACAATGGACGTATTAGCGACGCCATCACCTTAAAGAAGAATGAGGACGGTGATGCCATTTATAAAATAAGTTTTGGCGGTGATGGAAGGTTCAAACAAAGGGAGTTCAACTCCGTATTCGAAGGTTTTGACGACAGCTCAAGAGGTACTTTGAATCCCACTTCAATAGACAATTTGACCGAAGTATTTACACAACAAAATATTGATGCCGAATTGTTAACGCTCACATCCCAATTTGACAACTATGATGCAGAATTGACCTCCTATGCGGGTTACGTGGATTTTGTAGGTGTTTTTGGTAAGCTTACGGCGGAGGTAGGTCTACGTTTTCAAAGTGATGAGATTGATGTTGAGTTTGACGTCACCAATTTTATAGACCCCGTAACTTTTCAGCCAAGGATAGGATCTTCAAATCAGTCTTATGAGCGATTGTATCCTGCCCTCAATTTGAAATACGATTTAAATGATAAGATGGCACTTAGGCTCGCGGGCAGTTTAAGTCAGACCTTACCGGAATTTAAGGAAATCGCCCCTTTTGAGTATATCTCTGCCATAGGACTAATTGAACGGGGTAATGTCTTTTTAGAGGCATCCACCAGTGCCAATGTGGATTTGAAATTTGAATTTTTCCCAAGTGCAAGTCAACTTTTATCCTTAACAACCTATTACAAAAATATTCAGGACCCCATAAACAAGTCCTTGATTTTTGGGGGCGGATCAAACCGATTTTCTTTTTTCAACACAAGTGATAATGCCAGAGTGCTTGGAGTGGAACTGGAAACCAGATTGGATCTGATCAAGTCAAGGGACTCATTACCCAGTTTAAGGGTATCAGGAAATTTGTCCTACATAGATCACAAACAAGATTTAAGGCAGGATGGCCGAAACGTAAATAATAGTCGACGGACTTTCCGATACAGGGGACTGGATGAAATTGGTTTGGAAGGTGCCTCGGATTGGACTACCAATGTTGCTTTGACCCTAAATACAGGGAACGAATTTCCGTACGAATTTACCATTTCGGGCAATTATGCATCGGACAGGATTTTTGCCTTGGGAGCGCCTAGGGCCCAAAGCCCTCTTGACACGGATGGGGTACGTTTGGAGGACACCAATTTTAACGGTGAGATTATTGAAAATGGTGTTGTCGTGTTGGATTTCATATTCACAAAAGATATCAATGAACATTTAAGTATAGGGGCTTCCGCCAAAAACCTTTTAAATCCGGTTGTCCGTCGTACCCAATTGGTTTCGGACGAACCTGATGTCTCTACCCGTACCAGGGAAGAAGAGGTACTGACCTATACCAGAGGGATAAACGCTAGTTTAAGTATCAACTATAAATTCTAA